The nucleotide window TCAGCATCGAGTCCGGGATCGCCTAAATGGATTCGAATGGGGTCATGGCAAGACAACCATGCACGTCGCACCCGAGATTGCACCTCAATATTAATGTTGTAAAGACAACCCAGTCAAGAGATATGTCATCAGAAAGGTTGAGTCCAAGGAGTCCTCAAAAGACGGAAAAAGAAAACGGGTGATGTACAGTCGTAGGTCGTGGCAACGGGCTATGAGTGCAGAGAGGTGTCAAGAGCGTCAAAACATTGGCATGATATCAATCAAACCACCAGATGGTACCCTCGATCCGCGGCATTTGCGGATGAGAGCTCAATCAAGATCACCCAAGCACGAGCAAGCAGGCAGGACATCACTTATGCTCCGGGTGCAGGAGCACCAGAAGGGGGGGCACCTTGTCCgccttgctgttgttggtacATCAAGGATTGATACCACAGCGCGAGGTAGTTTTGGTAACCACCATCTATGTTGATTAGCATTCAGCATGGGCACAAGGGCACAGCATATCAAGACTTACATTGGGCGTAGGGATCGGATCCATCAGCTGGAGCTGGTTGTGGAGGCTGGTTAGTAGGGGCACTGGAGCCTTGCGCTTGAGAATAGCTGGGCCTGTCATGATCTTGATGTCCACGGCCACCGCCACCGCCACCACGGGGGCCACTGCCTTTCTGGCGCTGTTCTCATGTTAGCTGTGTGAAGCAAGGTCTTGGTGTTAGGATGGGACTCACCACAGCATCCACCTTCTCGTCAATGGCAAGCTTAGCTCGCGCAATACTATCTCGCGAACCGATCAGGGCGATCTCCCTCTGAGTCTCACCAGGACCAGAAGACTGAGCAACGTTGATCTTGCATCCGGTGGTGTTCTGCATCTCCCTGATCGTCTCACCGCCCTTTCCTATGATCATACCTACCGCATCTGAAGGGACATATACAGCATCATTGATCTTGTCGGGACCACCAGAACCTCCCGCATCCCTCTGAGGACCATCATGGCGGCTTCCAGGAGCTGCTCCTCCACCTCCCAACCTTTTGACAGGCGGCGGCGCGTCGCCACGACTGTCACTGTCGACAATCTCCATGATAAAATCCTTGGCGCGGGCGGCAGCCTCGCGCGTGCCGATGAGGTTGACAGGCCGCAATCCGTTCACACTCTTAGATTCGCCAACGATATTGATATGGCAGCCGGATCGTTCTTGAAGGTCGCGGATAGTTTCACCTCCACGTCCAATGATCAGGCCAACAGTCCTGTCGGGGACCATGATCTGCATGTGGTCCTCCCCTTCGCGTAGAGCCGCAGCGCCGCCCTTGTTGGGGTCGCGAGGCTTTTCAGGGCGGTTGAGGGCGCCCATTCCGCTGTCGTCAATAATACGGTTAATGGCATCCTTTACTTCAGCACGACGGTGCCGGGGCCCAGAGATCTTGCACAGCCTATGCGGACCACCGTCGGTGGCGGCCAGGAACTGGACTCGGCAGTTGGATTCAGACTCTATGCGTCTAAGATTCTCTCCTTGTCTGCCGATGATAAGGCCTACGAGGCTTGAATCGATCTCAATGGTCTCCGAGTTCTCATCACCTCCTCTCAAGGGAGACCTCTCGCGTCCGTTGTTTCCCCGAGGGGAGAAATTCCGACCTCGAGGGCCTGGCGAATAAGAACGGTCTCGACCATAGCCCCGACCATGCGAACCTCTGTCGCCGCCACGTCGCTCATCTCTGTACGGATTCACACCATCACGGAACTCATCGCGAGCGGGTGATCGTGACCTTGAGCGGTTGTATCCTCGATCAGGTCCTCGTGATTCGGAGGCATAGACAAGGGGTCGATCGTAGGATGTCACGCCCTTTTCGGCCGCATAAGCCTTGGCCTGAGCAATCGCATCGGCAATACTGAAAGTCCCCGAGTTGACAGGTCGAATCGAGCTCAGGTCGAGGTTTCCGCTGGATGATGGCGCAGGGAGGCCATTGTAGCCGGATGCACCATAACTGCTAGAGTTTGGAGGGGGCGGCTGGTATGTGGCCGCAGGTTGCGCCGACGCAGGCGGGGGAGGGTATGCCTGGTTGGGAGCGCCGGGTGGTGTCTGGGTTGGGGTCCCTGTCGGCCGCTGCGACGCTGTGTAAACAAGTCAGTAAGCGCAGATTATGCCAAATGAGTTGTTCTGACATACCGAGTGCGGCCAGGATACTCTGGATGTCAGGTTGAGGATTCGCCATCGTGCTTCGCTGCTAGTGGAGCTGAACGGGAGCCAGCACGAGCAAGGAGCTAGTTTTTCGTCGTGGGGATAAACCAGAGAACAGTGAATAGCCCGATGAAATTATGAGTAATTAGGGATTGAACTATCTTATAAGTGATTATTCCTAATCGCGAGGAACAAATGCGACCAGTTTCGAAAGTCGGTATCGCAAAGACTTTGACGGATCGGCCGGGCACAACCTGAAGTCAGGATAAGATCGAGTCTCGTTGCGATGAAGAATGAATACAAAGGCTTCGGGGATGTTGCCAGATTGCCAATATATGTCTCGGGTCGCGTATCAAAGCTGATGCGATCGCAGTGGGTGTAGTGAATAGTGTCGCGGGCAGCGATAGGGGCGATGTCTCGAAAGCgcagatgagatgaagagggagaaagGAATCTGATTTGGAAGAATCAGGTTCATACAAGAGTGGATGACCCAAGCGCGAAGGTTCGGACCTCCACTACCTAAGtaaagtacctaccttaccttgccttaaGCACAGTCCCTACGGAGTAGACTCTGACTTAGTACAGCACCTGCAGTGTAGCGTGACTTGAGGCTAAACCTCGTTGGGAACTTAAGTGACATTCCTCCACTGTGCTTTAGAGTGCAGACAAGATTGAGCGAATATTGAGCTACACTTGATGTGCCTCTTTGTACCAGGTTTTGTTCTGTATTTGTGTCGTCTGCCCTTGGCGCGCAGTAATTTTCTGCTACCCCATCTACATTTACTGTTTGTATGTATCCTCGATTCGGTGCGCAGCCCAGCCCTCAATGGCAAACCCTTTCACAGTAGGGCTTGAACTGTATTCGCCAGGCATCAGGCATACAAGCTTTCCTTATTAGGGCTCGAGGCGCAACTTGCAAACTCATATATGATCTTACTCTGTGCATCTGTACCTCGATCAATCCAGTTTCCATTGTGACCCAATTGTTCAAATCGAAGTCATCAGACCTGGAACTAGTCCTAGAAAGGCAAGCTTGCAACAACATTTGCCGCTGAATCCACAGCGGGGGTCACTGCACGCACATTGAACTGCTTGTCTGGTGGAGTGACCGGAAAAACAAATCACCGCTTATCGCTCCAAGACTTTTCTTATCGCTGAAAAAAAAGTTCTCGATTCAGTTGCTGCGAGACGATCGGTTGTGCAGAATATCAACGGTACGCGCAAAACAAGATGGATTTCGCCGGCAGCAAGAAACGCAAGTTCAAGGACGCCAATGGCGTCAAGGCTtcaaaggagaagaagtctgtTACAGTTCTCGAAAAGAAATCAAAGAAAGTCAAGCGCACCGAACCTGAGTCCCGCGAAGAGCCCGAAGACGATTCTTtcaacgaggaggaggaggaggctctgAAGGAGGACGGAGACGAGAGCGACGAGGCCGATGAGGATGCTGAAGACTCCAAGTCCGGAGACGAaattgaagaggaggatacCGAGGACAAGGCCGAGGACAACACAGATCTGCCCGATGGCGGAAAGCTCACATTACCTCCAGTTGCTGGAGCTGAATCGCAATCCTTCGCAGAGCTGAATCTTTCTGAGAAGACCATGAAGGCCATCAATGAGATGAAGTTCACCAAGATGACTGAGATCCAGAGGAGAGGTATTCCTCCCTCGCTGGCTGGTCGCGATGTTCTTGGTGCTGCCAAGACTGGTTCTGGAAAGACTCTAGCCTTCCTTATTCCTGTCATTGAGATGTTGAGCTCTCTGCGATTCAAGCCTCGCAATGGTACTGGTGTCATTGTTGTTTCCCCAACTCGCGAGCTGGCTCTCCAGATCTTTGGTGTTGCCCGTGAACTCATGGCTCACCACTCACAAACTTATGGTATTGTCATTGGAGGCGCAAACCGTCGCGCTGAGGCCGACAAGCTCGCCAAGGGTGTTAACCTGCTTATTGCCACCCCTGGTCGTCTGCTTGACCATCTGCAAAACACACCTTTCGTTTTCAAGAACCTGAAGTCACTTGTTATTGATGAGGCGGATCGAATTCTTGAAATTGGTTTCGAAGATGAAATGCGACAGATTATCAAGATTCTCCCTAAGGAGGACCGACAGACAATGCTTTTCTCTGCTACCCAAACAACCAAGGTTGAGGATCTTGCCCGTATCTCGCTGCGTCCTGGTCCTCTGTACATCAATGTCGACGAAGAGAAGCAATACAGCACTGTGGAGGGCCTGGAGCAGGGTTATGTTATATGCGATGCCGAGAAGCGATtcaatcttctcttctcattcCTCAAGCGTaacctcaagaagaagatcattgtCTTCTTCAGTAGTTGTGCTTGTGTGAAATACCACGCCGAACTCCTCAACTATATCGATATTCctgttcttgaccttcaCGGCAAacagaagcagcagaagcGAACCAACACATTTTTCGAGTTCTGTAATGCCAAGCAGGGTACTCTGATCTGCACTGACGTTGCCGCTCGTGGTCTCGATGTATGTGTCTAATATGAATTACTGCATGCACAATTTACTAACCTGCAACAGATTCCTTCTGTTGACTGGATTGTCCAATTCGACCCTCCAGATGACCCCCGCGACTACATTCACCGTGTCGGTCGAACTGCCCGAGGCAGTAACACCAAGGGACGGTCTCTTCTGATCCTTCAGCCCAACGAGGTTGGCTTTTTGTCGCACCTCAAGGCCGCCCGTGTTCCCGTCGTAGAATATGATTTccccaagatcatcaacattCAGTCTcaacttgagaagctcatcagtTCAAACTACTACTTGAACAAGAGTGCCAAGGATGGTTACCGCAGCTACCTTCACGCCTACGCCTCTCACTCGCTGCGCAGTGTTTTTGATATCAATAAGCTGGATCTGGCCAAGGTCGCCAAAAGCTTTGGCTTCACAGTACCACCACGTGTTGACATCACCCTCGGTGCCAGCATGAGCAGGGACAAGAAGCATCAGGGACGCAGAGCATACGGCAGTCAGCCACGACAGGGCCAGGGTAACAAGTTCACCAGGTAGAACGGTACGGGAAGTGAAAGAAGAAGTAGTGGTCAGTCAAATTGACTGTCGGTGTATATGGGAGGCCTTCAGCACGGCGTTAGGTTTTGCAAAATGTAATGATGGTACCAGGCTACGGCAGGATCATAGACAGACCTTTTTGTTTCCAGTCTTTTGCTATGTGAATCTTGAgacatcatcttctgagGCGCAACAAAAGTTCTGACATTAAACCAAGGTGTCAACAATATTTAGCCCAAGGTCTACTAAACCAGATCTAAATTATGCTAGGTTTGCCAAAGACTTTTTGTCAATTGGACGGAGGTCCCAGGTTATGTCACCTCCCCTTGCATCTCTTTAGAGATTTTGTAATTCTTGGTCATGTTAAATTTGCTTGCAAGCCATGTCTTGTAAAAAAGCACCCCCGTAAGGTGGTGACGAATTGAGTAGCATGATCTCTGTTGAGCCCAGATTACCTGCTATGGATTCCATAGAGCTTTCAATTTTAAGCGGGGATCGAATGGGCTCCGAACTGATGTCAGCTGAAAAATGAATGGATGGGTGGATGGAATTCATGTGGTTTTCAGTGCTGAGGCCTTTCCAATTGTTTTGCCATCTCTAACAATACCGTCGTCAGATATGTTCCGAGAGCAGTTTGATTCACCAATGAAACTGGCTGTGTTTAATAGGTTGACGGATGTTCAGGAACCAGCGGACCGAGGATCGATCGACAATGTCATTCAGGGACGTTGCAGCGAGATCTTTGAGTTTTCAAGGTGCTTATTCAAGCCATCAAAAGTGAGTGGCATTGCCCACCAACACCAGGCCAGAAGGGAAATGCCTCATACGATTTAACGTTGTTTGCTTTACCTGTCTAGTCTCAGTCTCGGCTTGAACAAATAGGTAGACCTCGTATTGAATCAGAACCGGGGTCTCGGCATGCTCCAAGTGCAACATCTACCACACCCACGCCGTCATTGGTCAAAGCCGCGTCACGAGCTTCATTCCCTTCTCCCTTTGGGGACTGAGCTCGCGTCATGTTCTTTTTAGCTGTTGAGGCTCAGTTGCTTCCATTCTTCTTTAACTACCTTATCTACCTAGACGACCTATTCGTGTGTCCCAATTTTTGTTTGCTTGTCAAAATCTCACATAACCTTAATAAACCTTGACTGACTATAAGTTGAACTAACGGAGCTGGGCCGAAGCTGACCTGACGGCGTAACCACCCTCGCAACAATCTGGCGCATTTAAACAACAGTTGTCCTTTCCGTTTGACTCACAATTTATCCCTCTTTCTTTGGATTCGAAGAGCAACAAAAGGCAGAAGCCTGGCATGATCTGGAGTCCGACATACCATCTCATTCAATTCTCGACATTACAGAACTAAACAATTTATTACAAAACTCACCATCGTaccagaaaaagaaagagataaAATCTCCACCGAAGAGCATAAAAATGTGTACCAAGACATTAATCGAGCACAAGTGCGGACATCGTGTTCTGCGTGGGAACACAAGATGCTACAGAGAGGACTGTTcgggaagaaaagaagatatCACCAAAGTTGACGACGAATGCGCGCAGTGTGAAAACAAGCCCGGTCGATTCAAGTCCTCTCGGTGGTGCTCTGTTGGCTGCTGCGTTTGCCAATgaagggagggagggaggatCGAGAGAACATCGTTGGATAATGCGGGAAAACACGGCGGGTTTATATTTGGAGCCTGGAGTATGGAGAGGCTATTTTATTGGAAAACCGATTACTTGGAGTTTATGGAGCTTTTGGACTTCGTCTTTACGACCCGGGAAATCCTACATCTTGCGTTATGAAGGTACCTTATTCTAGCGTGTTTCtatgaggttgttgatgcagTCATGTCCTTGGGAGCATGTGAGTGGACGACAAGATTGCACAGGATCTGAGACATTAGGCTCAATTGACATTTTTCAAACAAACATTTAAATCGAATACTGACTGACACACATCATGCAAGTAAGTTAACAGATATCACAGACGAGACCGACATCCACCAATACTCGATTGCAGATGTCAACGAGCCACTGCCACAACTGGCAAGTGGACTTGAATTGATAGAACTGAACTGGATTGGATGGCTGCCAATTAAGAATTGCCCTGGGCAGCACAGCCCATGGCGGATGTGCAGTCAAGCCCTGCCCTGCCGTTGACGGCTTGAGAGCCCGAGTATTCCATTTGAGTGGGCGACAGGGGTACAGGGGTACAGCTTACACCTCAGGCGGGGGGTCTGTCAGTTCTCCAGCTTCCAAGTCGAGAGTCTAGAGCGGGCGGTACCTATAGATACAGCAAGCAGACTCCGTGAACTTTGAAGGCTGTCAATCCTTTACTGTACTCTAACTAGCGGTTCATCGGCCCCAGGGACCAACCcccaatcccaatcccaatccTAATCCTAATCTGAATTGAACCCCAGGGATGCTGTACTGGATATTCGTCGATTAAACAAGGAAAGGTCCATTTGATCCACCGTTAAACCCGTTCGTCGCATATTTCCTACTTACTCGGCGTCATGTCCGTCGCCAGCTAAGGTAAATACCCAAGGTACGTACTGTACATACTTCCATGCCATGAGGTCGGGGCACCTCCACTTTCAAGCTTCCCCATCCCGCATTCCGCAATCATCACGACCTACCATCTTCCACTACCACTACACACAGCATCCAAGACATACCCAATCTAGGTGCTCAATTCAGACCACAGACTACCTAATACTACCTCTTTCCACTTCTCCCCGTGGTCGCGTCTTCCCGTCGCTTGTGCTACCTGTCTTGCCGTTACTTGCGCATGCTTCAGTAAGCTAAGTTGGTACTTAGCTAGGTATTCAAGTCATGGCTAAGAAGGCACGCCAGAGAATCAGTTATGGTGAGACTTCATCCCCAACCGCTCCAAACGCCCCAACAACCCCGCTCGTCGAATTATGCTCTCTTGTATGACCTCAGCTTCGGAACAGTTGCTGACACAGGTATAGTCCTCGAAAATGCCAAATCATCTGAAGGCGGCCATCGTCTAGGTGTCAATGGCCTTGCCGTCGACAACGACAATGCGATTCTGTGAGCCCTTTCACACCGACACCCTCGGTCCGATCCGTGCAGCTCTAACATCACCTTATTCAGATACTCAGGTGGCCGAGATGGCATAGTATGCGCTTGGGACCTGAACCTCGACCTCAAAGGCCGCAGCGATATTACCGACCCGACGCCTGCCAATTCCGAAGACAAGAAGCCGAAGCACACGACCAAGTTTCGCGCTCAGACTCACGCTCATATGCACTGGATCAACGACATTGCCCTCGCTCAAAACAATACTGCCCTCGTATCTGGCTCATCTGACCTTACAGTCAAGGTTTGGCGACCGTATTCTGATGAGGACAAAAACCGCACCGAGACGATAGGCGAACATGCTGATTATGTCAAATGTGTTACAACCCCGCCCCCAGATATGGGCGCAAACTGGGTCGCATCCGGTGGTCTGGACCGCAAAATTTGCTTATGGGATCTCAATGGCGCTGGAAAGACACTCGAGATTGACGTGCAGGGTGAAGAAATTGCCGAGAAAGGTTCTGTCTATGCCCTTCGTGTGGGGAGAAATATCATGGCGAGTGGTGGTCCCGAGAAGACGGTGCGCTTGTACGATCCCCGAACTGGTGATAAGGTTTCAAAACTTGTTGGTCATGTCGACAATATCCGTGCTATTCTTATAGACGATGCTGGCGACACAATTTTGAGTGCCAGTGCCGATAAAACGGTCAAAATGTGGAGCATCAAGAACGGTCGATGCATGTACACTTTCTCCATGCACGATGAGAGTGTTTGGTCACTCTTCTCGGATGACCCGAGCCTGGGTGTCTTCTACAGTTCTGATCGCTCGGGGTTGGTCGCCAAAACAGATGTGCGCGGTAGCCTTGAGGATATGGATGATGGCCTGAGTCTAGCTGTGGCGCATGAGCATATAGGAGTGGGCAAGGTTGTCGCAGCTGGAGGTCACATTTGGACAGCAACGAATAGGTCATCAATTAACCGATGGGAAGACGTTGACACGGGCACCAACATCCAGCTTCCGGAGTCTGTTCGACAACACAGAGCTACATCGAATGCTTCTAGCAGACCCCGCGAGACTTCTCCTCCGGCTACTACTAACGGAACTGCAAAGAAGGAGATCCCAGCTGAGTCCATCTTGCGTATTTCTGCAGCTGCTTCTTTCCCTGCGCGATCTGGTCCAGATCCCGATTCTGCCACTATCACGGATGCTACTGCACGGAAGGGGTCCGAAGCCATTATAGATTCTTCAGAGCCCGAAATCAAACCCATCCATGCAGTGGCTGAGGAAACGATTGAGGGACAATTCGGATTGCTCAAGCATAGGCTACTCAACGATAGGAGGCGTGTGTTGACGTCAGACACAGCTGGCGACGTATTACTATGGGATTTGATCCAGGTTTGTCTGACATATTCTGAGCATGGATACAGCTGACCATTTCAGTGTAAACCCATTAAAAGTTTTGGCAAACAGCATTTGGAGGATGTGGAGCATCTCGTCAACACCGTTGAGGCCGTGGCTCCTTGGTGCTCTATCGATCTCAGCTCGGGAAATCTTACTGTGGTTCTAGAGCCCTTTAATTGTTTCGATGCTGAAGTATACGCAGACGAGCTAGATTTGCCAGATAAAATAGAATTTCGAGAGGACCAGAGAAGTAAGTCCGCCTTTGATGACTGCAAGGGCACAGCTAACACTCTTCCAGTCAGCCTTGGAAAATGGATCCTTAGGTATCTCTTTGCCGATCtcattgatgaagaggtcaGAAGAGATGAGGCACACCGTCAGAAACTCAATGAGGGTCTTGAGGCGAGGCAAATTGCCAGTGGAGGAACTACTGAAGTTGCTCCATTATCGATATCATTACCAAAGTCAGCCATCCCGGACTGGGATAACGCAGACCAGGTTACTCCAAAGCCCAATCTCTATCCTAATACTCCAGGTCTAGGCATTGGTTTGGCAACGCCTGGTCCAAGCATTATGTCAGGCCCAAACAGCTTGCCCGATGTTCCTGAAAACGCGGCCACAAGTCCAATGACTCCTATAGAAAAGAGAACCTCGCATGTCAGCCGCCCTTCGACAGAGAAGGAAGACTACTTCACAAGTCCCCTACAGCTGCTCGAATCGGCAGTCAAGGCAGCAAGCATGGTGTCAACCCCCACGCAGAACGAGGCGGACTCCAAGAAGTCTATAGATGGTGATAAAGATAAGGATAAAGataaggacaaggacaaggcggACAGTGCAAAGTCCCCAAGCACACCAtttggcaagaagaagtttAGGATGACTTTTGGCACCAAGAAGCTTTCAAGGTCGGCGTCCCAGGCCACCACAGAGAAGCCTGCGATTGTGGAGGAGAAGACAGAAGAGTCCGAGTCTTCGTCTGTCCatgaaaaagagaaggaggttgatgacAGTTTCTTTGGCACGATTCAGAAGATCCACCAGGAATACGAGCGGCAACTAGCCGACAACCCTGACAAGCCGGTCGAGTCACGAGTGGTACCCAGTTTGCCTAGTGATACACCCGTTCTGAAGCTCCCGCCAGGAACTAAGGTGGTTATTCAAGAGGAGACCACAGGAGGCAGCGCCAACTTGTATCAGGGCACTGTCCAGGACGTTGGCAAGGACGCAGATATTATCGAACAGAAGGCTCCCATGTGGCTGGGTGATGTTCTCCTTCAAAACACACTCCCCTTCAAAGAGCCCGTAAAGGTTTCGTTCGTCTTGTATCCGATGGACGACACTCTCCCAGCTATTGCTTCAACCGATGGAAACAACAGGCTCAATGCTAACCGCATGCTTCGAGTCAAGAAGATTCTCTCATATGTTGCAGAAAGGATTGAGCCTCCACTTGAGGAGCCCGAAGAGAGCCCTATGAAGCCAGAGGAGTATTTAGAACTGTACTGCAACGAACAGGTAATCATCATCTCTTGTTTACTCATGTACGTACGATCACGGGCAATTACACTTGCTAACATTTATTCAGTTACTTTCCCCTGTTACGACACTGGCCACTCTCCGAACTCATCTGTGGAAGGGGGGCAACGATATTGTCCTTCATTACAAGGCCAATGGCAAAAAGGAGATTCGACCATTCCCACCGCCTCCAGAGCCTAAGCCTGCTGAGCccgaagaagctcaagacggCGCTGCAGCTGACGAGGCAAATACTAATGGTCAAGTTCCTCCCCAgcctcaagcccaagcccaagccagcTGAGCCCAGACAACCCGCACCTTACACGCTGaatgagaagatgagatcCCGAGACTCTTCAACCCGTTGTGTGGTGTCGTGTGCCAGAAGGGTCGGCTTTTGTCACCAGCTATTTCATTTATCGTATATAAATTTGTACATAGGTCAGATGCCGTCAAGGCGTATATACCATTTGGGAGAAGTTAAGCCTCTCTCTATTTCTTTCGAAACGCCCGTCTCTTGACTCCATGCTCCTTGCTCCGTGTTTTACATTGTACAATTCCGCCCGATTTGTTGATTTCTTGTATCACTTCCCATTATCATACAACGCCGTTCATGGTGTTAATAGCCCACTGATAGCTTCCCAGGAAAATCGCGCCTCCAATAGAAATCCATGTAACTCGTGGTGCTACACCAGAAAAGAAAGCTCTGCTGCCCTCCTCGCGCAATATCCGGCCAAATATTTCCGATACTGAAACACTCTCCTTCGATAACATGACTCTCGTCTTGAGTACATCGAGCGGCGTCGTCAGTGCCGCAGATAATCCACCAGCCATGCTTCCATAGAGAGCACTCTCGGCACCAGTGACCTCACGACCACCGCGGCGACGTCGTCCCCAGGACTTCATGGCCTCCCATAGCGGGAATTGAATCACAGTAAATGGCACCTCGCGGAAAACGGTGATTCCCCAACCGCGATAGAGCTCTCTCCACATTGGAACAAACCCATGGCTCGAATACCGTGACAGAATGGCCCGCAGAGCAGCAGCCGAAGAACCACCATGATGACCCGCCTGCGCACGCTGCTTAACAACCTCGGTTGGCACACGAACAGCGCAAGCTGCCACCTCTCCGGCGCTAGCAGCTGCCATATGTGTAAGGGGAGCCTTCCATCCTGGCGCAGAAGTATTATCCTTATCAGCCAGGAAGCCCTTTACGCCCTCGTATgtgcagaagaagaacgcaGCCCCCGGAGCAGATCCGACAAGGGCAGAACCGATACCGCGATAAATACCGCTGAAACCGCCGGAGGGGAAGAAACCGGCCGAGGACTGAAGACGGGTCTTGAGAGTGTCgagagggaagagagagagatcgACGGTTGTACCAGCGAGGGCACCAGCGAGGAGGGCAGATTGGAAGGTCGGAGGATTTGTGGACATGATTTTGAAGGTGGGTGGGAGTCCTTTGTGTATAGCTTGGTAGAGGAAGCGTCCTAGGGAGAATCAATGGGCTGGACGAGGCccgaggaggaaaagagagaTATTAGAAGCTTCGGAGGTTTGGACCGACCGAGACCGGCGAAATAATAAAACGGAGGAGCTTGAACTTTGgggcttatcgataagaggACCTTTAGAGGAGCATGGAGCTTACCCTGTAACGTAGCACTTGATAATTTATAAACACTTCGAAGGAGATGTCCGCCTTTCAAAAGGAAGCAAATACACAAGAATTAGTCAATTGGGAGCTGGTTATTGCAGTTGATTTATTTATGTGTCTGTTTGAATGCTATTTTAATCGTGGAGGTGAGCACGATAGTTATGTTACCAACTCGAGTTATACAACGTCACCGCAAGACATGCAAGCTTCGGTCGCCGACAGGAATACACAATGTCCGAGTTGGGTAAACACCTTCACATGTAAAAGTAACGAGATTCTAAGCTAAACCAATAACTCGCCAGCAGAGGTTGATTGGATCATGTTTGTAAAAGAGGAGGTTGGGACAAATACACatgaacagaacagaacagaactcAAAaggcatcatcatggatAGTTTtcattaataactattttgcAGAGACATTCCAGTCTCATCTGGCAATACCATAACTCCCAAACCAATTGATCAAATCGCCAATTCATAACAGTTCTTTACATGTTATCCCGTGTGCTGGTACCAGCCTTGTGAGTCTCctcggcagccttcttggttCGCTCTtggaggttcttgatgtcctTGGCAGGATCA belongs to Fusarium musae strain F31 chromosome 9, whole genome shotgun sequence and includes:
- a CDS encoding hypothetical protein (EggNog:ENOG41~BUSCO:EOG09263EDC), which encodes MSTNPPTFQSALLAGALAGTTVDLSLFPLDTLKTRLQSSAGFFPSGGFSGIYRGIGSALVGSAPGAAFFFCTYEGVKGFLADKDNTSAPGWKAPLTHMAAASAGEVAACAVRVPTEVVKQRAQAGHHGGSSAAALRAILSRYSSHGFVPMWRELYRGWGITVFREVPFTVIQFPLWEAMKSWGRRRRGGREVTGAESALYGSMAGGLSAALTTPLDVLKTRVMLSKESVSVSEIFGRILREEGSRAFFSGVAPRVTWISIGGAIFLGSYQWAINTMNGVV